ACTGCAATCCAAAGAACTGAGATGGTTATGAGAATAGTTGCTGAAATTGAAAGATATATATGTGAACTTGGAAACGAAGGAAGGCTTATTTCCATGCAGTTAAATGAGCTTGTTAAGTTTGTGGAGCAGGATGAAATCTTTTTAATAAGGGATTACTGCCAGAGCAGTCTTGATCACAATGAAATTTATAGGCAACTGCAAGGATTATCTTCTGAAGAACTTCTCGATTTGGACTTAATTGCGAGGTTCCTTGGATATGTCGGAGTTCCTTTGGTGGATACTCTAATTTCACCAAGAGGGTTTAGAATGCTCAATAAGATACCTAGAATTCCATCAGGAGTTATAGAAAACCTTATAAAAAGATTTAGAGAACTCAAAGGTGTGATGGAGGCTTCTTATGAACAGCTTGATAAAGTTGAAGGTATTGGTGAAGCCAGAGCAAAAGCTATAAAAAATGGTCTTAGAAGGCTAAGAGAGCAGATAATGATAGATAAACCTATATAAAATAAGCAGCACCGACTTGTTAGGTGCTGCTTATTTTATCTTAATGAGAATTTTCCAAGAGTATTTATCCTATCGTATTCCTTTAGCAAAATATCATACATGTTTAAATCCAAAACATTGCATAATGATGCTAAATAAAACATATGGTTTCCTATTTCTCTCTCAAGTACATCCCTGCAGTTATCGCAAGCATTTCCTCCAATATGTGTTTTAAGTTGATGCGTTAGTTCTTCTAAATCTATGTCATCATTATGTATATCCTTACCTTGCTTTTTTGCTTCTATGCTCATGCACCCACAGTTTGTAACAGTTTTGGCAACTGCTCTGTTAATTCTCGCTTCTGACTCTTGAAGTTTTGTCATTATATCTAAAACACTTCTATGCCTTAAAAGGGATTCGCTTACAGAGTTTTGAAAATCATCGAATATAACGTCTTTCATTCGGGTCTCAACTCCTTAAAAAAGTTTATAAAACTACTTATATTGTAATTATAAAAGTTGTTAGATAATTTTGTCAACAAACCATAGGACAAAATTTCATCTACACCTATATAATAAATCAAGAGCAATTTTATAGATAGGGGGATAATTATGTTAAGTGTTGGAAATAAGGTGTTTGTACCAAACTATGGAGCAGGTGTTATAAAAAGTGTTGAATTCAGGAAAGTTTATGATACCGTATATAAGTGTGTTGATATTACATTAACTATAGATAATATGTCTTTACTAATCCCTGTGAGCAGGATTGAAGCATATAGAATGAGAGAAGTTGTAACTAAAGAGACTTTGGAGAAGTGTTTATTAGTTTTAAGTGCAAAACCTGCGAAGATAGAAAAGAAATGGACTAAAAGATATAGGGAAAATAATGATAAAATATATACAGGAGATTTAAGTAAAGAGTGTGAAGTAGTAAGAGATTTATATTACCTCAAGAAAAAAGGAATAATGCCGCCTGGTGAACAAAAGATACTGGATAAGTCAGAAAGTTTAGTGGCTAGTGAAATTATGCTAATACTTGATATAAATCTTCAGGAAGCCTATAAAATTATAAAGGAAACTTGTAACAGATAATTAAATAAATTATTAAATAAGGCCTTCAATTGTTGAAATTAATTCTTTATTAAGTTATATTAAATATTAAAGGATTTAAATATGCAAAATTTGTTAATACTTTTAGGAGGAGGTGATTTCTTTGCTGAAAAAGATTCTAAGGGGTCTTTTCACTATAACAGGACTTATATTAGGATTTATTATAGGTAAGATCGTTATAAACCCGAATTATTTTCCAAGATTAAGCTATATAAATAGCAGCATTATTCTTAAGGGATTATTTTTAACCATAAGTACCTTAGTTTTTGGATTTATTCTTTTTTTAATATCTCCAGTTATAACTCGACTGATATTAACAGCTGTTGATTATATGGAGAAGAGCATCCAGAAAGTACCGGCTAATGAAATACTTTTTGGTACTGCAGGAGCTATAGCAGGACTAATTATTGCTTCACTACTTGGAGCCTTATTTGCACATGTTTCATTTTTTTGGACAGTTATTGCCGTTGTTATTGCTGTAATTATGTCTACGATAGGGGCTGATATAGCTGTTAGGAAAAGAGAAGAGTTGATGGCCTTATTTGTAAATATTAAAAAACCAAGTGGATTAAAAGATAAAAAAGGAAAGAATGCATTAAAAGGTGAGGCCAAGGTTTTAGATACATCTGTGATAATAGATGGAAGAATTTTTGACATATGCCAAACAGGTTTTGTAGAGGGATCTTTGATAATACCCAATTTTGTATTAGAAGAATTAAGACATATTGCGGATTCTTCAGATTCCTTAAAGAGAAATAGAGGAAGAAGAGGTTTGGATATACTAAACAAAATTCAAAAAGAACTAAACATTGATGTGCAGATTTATGAGAAAGACTTTCCTGATATTGCTGAAGTAGATAGTAAACTTCTAAAGCTTGCGCAAGTATTGAATGGAAAAGTAATAACTAATGATTATAACCTTAACAAGGTTGCTGAATTCCAAGGTGTACCAGTTCTTAATATAAATGAGCTTGCAAATGCAGTTAAGCCAGTGGTCTTGCCAGGTGAAGAGATGAGAATTCAAATAATCAAGGACGGAAAAGAGTCAGGACAAGGTATAGCGTACCTTGATGATGGAACAATGATAGTTGTTGAAGGTGGTAAAAGACATATTGGTGAAACAATGGACGTTATAGTTACCTCTGTACTTCAAACCGCAGCTGGAAGAATGATTTTTGCTAAACGAAAGGAAGATATGGAGTCCTAAGACAACATAAGGAGTTAAGCTATGGGTAAAGTTTGTGCAGTTATAGTAGCTGCAGGTAGAGGAACAAGAATGAGAGCGGACATAAATAAGCAGTTTCTCAACATAAAAGATAAACCAATACTTTATTATACCTTGAAGGCTTTTGAAAACAGTTCCTCAATAGATGAGATAATTCTGGTTACTGCTAAAACTGAAATTGAATACTGTAAAGCAGAGATTGTTGATAAATATAAAATTAGTAAAATTTCGGCTATAGTTGAAGGTGGAAAAGAAAGACAGCATTCGGTATATAATGGACTTAATGCTTGCACTGACTGTGATGTTGTACTTATACACGATGGTGCAAGGCCTTTTGTAGACGATAGGATTATTGAAGAAGGTATAAAACTTGCTAATGAGCATGGTGCATGTACTTGCGGAGTAGCACCTAAGGATACAATCAAAATTAAAGCAGAAAATGGCTTTTCAAGTACTACTTTAACTAGGGAATCTTTGTTTATTGTTCAAACTCCTCAGTGCTTCAAATATCAACTTATTTTAGAGAGTCATAAAGAGGCTTTTAAAGATAACATAAAAGTTACAGATGACACCAGTATTGCTGAGTATTGTGGACACAAAGTTTTTCTTTATGAAGGTAGTTATAATAACATAAAGATAACAACCCCAGAAGATCTTGTTATTGGTGAAAAGATGTTAGATAAATTATCAATTGACTTGATTTAAGACAATATATATAATTTAAATTGTTACAATTCATTATAACTCACCCTATTAGGGTGGGTTTTTAATTTAAATTTATATGTCGTATAGAAAGTTATTATATGGTAGAATATTATATTATAAAAAAAGTATTCTACGAAGTTTTAAGGGAGGCACAGGGCATGAAAATATATAATACCTTGACTAAAAGAAAAGAAGAATTCATTCCAATTGTACCAGGAGAAGTTAGGATGTATGTCTGTGGGCCTACAGTATACAACTTTTTTCATATAGGCAATGGAAGGACATTTATAGTGTTTGATGCTGTGAGAAGATATTTGGAATACAGAGGCTATAAGGTTAAATTTGTTCAAAACTTTACTGATATAGATGATAAGATGATAAAGAAAGCTAATGAGGAAAACTCAACCGTTAAGGAACTTGGTGATAAGTATATTAGTGAGTATTATAAAGATGCAGACGGACTTAACATAGAAAGAGCAACAATTAACCCAAGAGCAACTGAATTTATGAGCGAAATAGTTGATTTTGTTAAAGATTTAATCGATAGAGGTTTTGCATATGAGGTTGATGGTGATGTATACTTCAGTACAAAAAGTTTTAAGGAATATGGAAAGCTTTCTGGTCAGGATTTAGAGGAACTCCAAGCTGGCGCAAGAATTAGCGTAGATGAAAGAAAAAGAGACCCAATGGATTTTGCTGTTTGGAAAAAACAAAAACCATGTGAACCTGCATGGGAAAGTCCATGGGGTATGGGTAGACCAGGATGGCATATTGAGTGCTCATGCATGGCACATAAACTTTTAGGAGAGACTATAGACATTCATGCAGGTGGAGAGGATTTAGTATTTCCACACCATGAAAATGAAATAGCTCAAAGTGAAGCTAGGACTGGAAAGCCTTTTGCAAACTATTGGATGCACTCAGCCTTCATAAATGTTAACAATCAAAAGATGTCAAAGTCATTAAACAATTTCTTTACTGCAAGAGAGGTTCTAAAAAAGTATAACCCAGATGTTATAAGGTTATTTATGCTTTCTGGTCATTATAGAACTCAGCTTAACTTCAATGAAGAGCTTCTAGAATCATCAAAGGCAGCTCTTGATAGGCTTTACAATGCTATTGGAAACCTTGAAAGTCTACTAGGGGAAGTAAAGAAGGAAGAAATTAGTGAGGAAGAAAAGATTTATGCGGCTGCAATAAATAGTTACAAAGATAAATATATTGAAAAGATGGATGATGATTTTAATACGGCTGATGGAATTTCAGTAATATTTGATTTGATAAGAGATGTGAATACAAATATTAATGTAAACTCCTCAAAGGAATTAATTAATCTTGTTTTAAACCTTATTAGAGAACTTGGAAAACCATTAGGAATACTTCAAAAATCAACAAAGGGAAGTCTCGAAGAAGAAATAGAGGCATTAATTGCGCAAAGACAGCAAGCTAGAAAGGATAAGAACTGGGCGTTATCTGATAAGATAAGGGATGATTTAAAGAGCCGCGGAATTATTCTTGAAGATACACCACAGGGAGTAAGATGGAAGAAGGCTTAATATAATATGGAATTTGATATGCTAAAAGATAGATTTACAGCACAAGAGGCAAGACAACTTAATCCTCTTGTGCTAGCCTTTATAGGAGATGCGATTTATGAGGTTTTTATAAGAACTTACCTTGTGGATCAAAATAGAGATATGTCTGTTCATAAGCTGCATGTTAAGGCTATATCTTTTGTTAAGGCCCATGCTCAAAGTGAATTCATAAAGATACTTGAAGAAAAGCTTACAGAAGAGGAATTAAGCATATTTAAAAGAGGGAGAAATTCTAAATCAGGTACTATACCTAAAAATGCAGACCTCCAGGAATACAAGGCTGCTACAGGCTTTGAGGCCTTGTTAGGATATTTATACGTGACTGAACAAACGGAACGACTTAATTATTTTTTTGGTTTTATTATTGAATCGAAGCAGAATAAGTAATACATAGCGAGTGGCAGAGGAAGGGATAAGATGAAAAGAGAATCACAAAAGAGTAGATTTAGAGACAATGATAGCAATAGAGGTTCGAGGACAGCTAGACCGTTTAGAGAAACCAGAGAAACTAGACCATCGAGAGAAGAAATGGTACCATTAAAAAATAATGAGGAATTACCAGTTAGAGAAGACCTAATTGAGGGAAGAAATGCTGTTATAGAAGCATTAAAGTCAGACAGAACGATTGAACAAATACTTATTGCAAAAGGTGATATTGAAGGTTCTGTAAACTTAATATTAGGTCTTGCAAAAGAAAAAAAGATTGTTATTAAGGAAGTAGATAGAAAAAAACTAGATAATATGTCTATATCTAAGGCGCACCAAGGAGTTATAGCTATAGTTACCCCTTATAAGTATTTCCAGGTAGAAGATATTTTAAATTACGCTGATGAAAAAAATGAAAAGCCGTTTTTGATTATTCTTGATGAGATTGAAGATCCTCATAATTTTGGAGCAATAATTAGAAGCGCCGAAGTTTGTGGAGCGCATGGAATAATTATACCTAAGAGAAGAAATGTAGGGGTAACTCCAATAGTATATAAATCTTCTGCAGGTGCAGTAGAACATATGAAAATTGCCAAGGTTACAAACATCAATGCATTAATAGATGAACTCAAAGAAAAAGGCATATGGATATATGGTGCTGATATGGATGGCGAAAGTTATTGTTTTGAGGTTGATTTTAAGGGTGCGTTGGCATTAGTTATTGGTAGCGAGGGAAGAGGAATTTCAAAGCTAACAAAGAGTAAATGCGACGTGCTCACTAAAATACCTATGGTTGGAAATATTACTTCCTTAAATGCTTCTGTTGCTGGCGGCATTTTAATGTATGAAGTACTAAAACAAAGATTTAAAAGGGAATAAAATTGAGAAGCGTTTTTATAGATGGATACAATGTAATAAGTAGCTGGCCGGAACTTCGCGCTGTTAAAGATTATAGTCTTGAAGCTGCTAGACAAAAACTGATAGATCTTTTGGAAAACTATGCAGCTTTTAAAGGCTATAAGATATTCATAGTTTTTGATGCTCATATGGTGGTGGGAAGTCTTCAAAAAAAAGATAAGATTAGCGATAATTTAGTAGTCGTTTATACCAAAGAAGGGGAGACAGCAGATAGCTATATTGAAAAAGCAATTGACAATATAGGACGTAGAAAGGAAGTTTTTATTGTGACTTCAGATTCCTTAGAACAGCAATTGGCTTTTCAAAGAGGCGCTATCAGAGTGTCTTCAATAGAATTCTACTTTGAAGTAAAGGATGCCGAAGAAAGGATAAAGAGAAGGATCGAAAAACAGCATTCTGAAAAGAGACATCTATTGGAGGATAGGATTGAGAAAGAAATTCTGGAAAAACTTGAAAAATTACGTAGAAGCAAATAAAATTCCTTGACGAAAAAAATAATTCTAATGTATAATCAAAATAAGGCAAAGTGTTGCTTTAGGGGGGATACAATGGATAAAAGGGTAGGTTCTGTTAGAAGTTCTTGCTGGTTTGAGGATAAACTTGACGAAGAAATTGTAATCGATGCAAAAAAGGGAAATGTTAGGGCACAAGAATACTTAATAAATAAATATCAAAACTTTGTAAAGTCTAAGGCGAAATCATATTTTTTAATTGGAGCAGACAAGGAAGATATTTACCAAGAAGGTATGATAGGACTTTATAAGGCTATTAGAGATTTCAAGCCTGATAAGCTATCCTCATTCAAGGCTTTTGCGGAGCTTTGTGTTACAAGGCAAATAATTACAGCTATAAAAACAGCTACTCGCCAAAAGCATATTCCACTTAATACATATATATCTATTAATAAACCTATATATGATGAGGAGTCAGACAGAACACTACTGGATATATTATCTGCAGCTAAAGTAACAGACCCTGAAGAAATGATTATTAGCCAAGAAGAATTAAAACATATACACAAAGAAATAGGAGATGTATTGTCTGATTTGGAATTAGAAGTATTAGCTTCCTATCTTGATGGTAAGTCATATCAGGAGATTGCGTGCGATTTGAATCGACATGCTAAATCTATAGATAATGCTCTTCAAAGAGTTAAAAGAAAATTGGAAAAAAGTTTATATGGAAAGTAATAAATATATATTGACATATAAACGTTTTTACATTAAAATTAGTAATTGGTATGTGACATAAAGTTGCATGTTGGCGGGTGTAGCTCAATGGCAGAGCCCTAGCTTCCCAAGCTAGTCACGAGGGTTCGATTCCCTTCACCCGCTCCAGAAGAGCAAATTGCCCATATAGCTCAGTCGGTAGAGCGTCACCTTGGTAAGGTGGAGGTCACCAGTTCAATCCTGGTTATGGGCTCCAATTATTTTTTAAACTTTTACAACACACCTGGATGTGTGTATTTGAAAGTACATAATATTGAATTTTTTTATTCGAAGGAGGAACAAAGAAATGTCAAAGGCAAAATTTGAAAGAAATAAGCCACACGTAAACATTGGAACAATAGGACACGTAGACCACGGAAAGACAACATTAANGGTGCTGAAGACCGGAATCGAACCGGTACGGTGTTTAACCACCGCAGGATTTTAAGTCCTGTGCGTCTGCCAGTTCCGCCACTTCAGCATGTCACAATCNAAGTAAGCTTTGTAACCTCTGCACCACCAACCATTCTAGCAATTTCATACTGCTTTTCCTGTTGATTCATTTTTTTAACTGAGGTAAAGGTTTTTCCTTCTTTGACATCTTTTGCTATAAGATAGTGTACATCAGAAATGCAAGCTATTTGAGGCAGATGAGTTACACAAAACACTTGATGTCCATTAGAAATGGAGTACATTTTTTCGGCAACGCTTTGAGCCACTCTTCCGCTTATACCAACATCTATTTCATCAAAAATAACGGAAGGTATATGATCCTTATCTACAAACACAGTTTTTAGTGCCAGCATTATTCTTGAAAGCTCTCCACCTGACACTATTCTTTCTAGTGGTTTTAGAGGTTCGCCCGGATTTGTTGAAATTAAAAATTGTACTTTGTCTCCTCCAAGTTCATTAAAGCTCTCTATTAATTGAACCTCGATTTTAAAAGTACTTTTTTCAAGTCCAATATAGCTTAGCTCACTCTTTACGGATTTTTCTAACTTGTCAGCAATTTTAGTTCTTATAGCATGCAGTATGTTGGCTTTATCCTTCAGCTTATCTTCTTTAGCTTTTCTTTCAAGCTTTAATTTTTCAATAATTTCACTGCTGTTTATAAGGTCATTATACTGCTTTTCAATCTTATCTCTATACTCTAGGATATCTTCTATAGTATTTCCATACTTTTTTTTATATAATCCAATCTGATAAACTCTGCTGTTTATAAACTCCAGTCTTCCTTCATCATATTGAATAGTATCCTTTAACTTTCTAATATGCTCTGAATTCTCTTCTACAATATAATAGACTTCTTCCAAATTGTCAGCAATAGGCTTTATTTTTTCCATATGCTTTTGTATGCTTCTTAATTCCTTTATAGCTACACCTAGTCCATCATAAATAGATACAGTATTTTCACTGCCGCTGTTTAATATTTCATAGGAACTACCTAAGGCTTTATTTATTTTTTCAGCATTTGCAAGCATTGAATACTCGCTTTCAAGCTCCACATCTTCGCCATTTTTTAACTTAGCTTTATTTATTTCATCAAGCTGATACCTATAGAAATCTATCAGTTTTTCTTTTTCTCCATCCTTGCCTTGAAGCTTGTTGATTTCACTTTCTATTTCAAGATATCTTCTATATACGTTTTTGTATTCTTCAAGCTCCTTCATTAACTCCTTGTCTCCAAAGGAATCCAAATAATCTATATGGTTGGAAGACTCTAACAGATTTTGATTTTCATGTTGTCCATGGATATCTAGAAGAGTCGAGCTTACAGCCTTTATATTTGACAATAACAGTGACTTTCCATTTATTTTTGCAACACTTTTTCCTGATTGAAAAGTTTCTCTACTTATTATAACCAAATCTTCAAAATCAACTTCAAGATCCTTTAAAACTTCTGAAGTCCTGTCGCTTTCTAATGAAAATACAGCTTCAACATAAGTTTTATCTTCGCCAGTTCTAATCAAATCCTTACTGAATTTGCCTCCTAGCACATAATTTATAGCATCTATCAGTATAGATTTACCTGCTCCTGTTTCTCCGGTTAGAACATTAAAGCCTCTATCAAAGGTTATACTAAGCCTTTCAATAAGAGCAAAATTTGTTATATTTATCTGTAGAAGCATTTTAAGCCTCCTGTTCGCTTATCATTTTCTTAATTCTTTGTACTAACTGAGTAGCTTGCTGTAATGTCCTAACTAAAATAAATATGGTATTATCTCCAGCTATAGTTCCAACTATTCCCTCAAAGTGAAGTGAATCAACTGCCTCCGCAGCAACAGATGCAGAGCCAGAAATTGTTTTAACAACTATGAATTTATCAACGTTTTCTACTGATAAGACTGTTTGACTAAATACACTTACCAGCTTATCTGATAAAAATTTTTCAACAGGAGCTATTGAAGCGTATTTATACTTTCCGTTGTTTGACAATACCTTTATGAGCTTGAGTTCTTTTATATCTCTTGAAACTGTAGCTTGAGTAACATCCATTCCAATATTTTTCAGTTCTTCTGCCAATTCCTCTTGAGTCTCGATATCCTTTGAATTAATAATTTCTAATATTTTTGCATGTCTTGCAACTTTCATTATTTATCACCTTCACACTCTTTCGTTCTTGAGGTTATCTTTTGTCTCAGTATGCTGAAGTAATCGTAGCTTGAAAGCTTTATTAGCTTGCACCTGTATTGAGACATACTTACTGTTATCTTGTCTTCTTCAACAAGTTCTAGAGACTGCTGTCCGTCTACAGTTAAAAAAACGCTTTCATGCTTCTTCTTAACAGTTAGTCTTACCTTGCTGCTGCCATCTATAACTATTGTCCTTACTCCAAGAGAGTGAGGACATATTGGTGTAATAGACATAAGCTTTAAATTAGGATACATAATTGGTCCTCCAGCAGACAAAGAATATGCTGTTGAGCCAGTTGGCGTTGAGACAATAACACCATCTGCAGTAAAGGAGGAATAAAACCTGTCATCAATGTATATATCATACTTTGCCATTCTTGCAAGAGTCCCTTTAGCAAGAACAATATCATTTAAGCATACATATTTTTTTTCGCGGCCAGCACCTTCCACATTGCAGTCAAGCATTGCTCTTTCTTCTATTCTATAATCATTGTTTTTTATACTTTCCATAGCATAGCAAAATTCAGAGCTTTCTACTTCTGTTAAAAATCCAAGATTTCCTATGTTAACACCTAATAATGGTATATTAAACTTAAATATTTCTCTTGCTGTACCTAACAGTGTTCCATCTCCGCCTAAAGATATTATCATATCTAAATTGCTGGTAGACTTTTCATCAAGTCCAATAGTATCTTTAAACACCTTAATTGCCGCATCTGACATAATATCTTTGATAGTATTTTGTATAAACCTTAAAATTTCACCATTTTTGTCTTTCCCCGTATTTAAATTAATACCGATATTTCTCATATATCCTCCCATGGACAGCCTTAGTTTAAATTTCCATGTGCCTCTTCTACAATCCTGTCGATGTAATTAAGTTCAAAAGCTTCATCATAATTTTCATCTTTTGTAAAATAAACAAGATACTCTATATTTCCTTCAGGTCCCCTTATTGGCGAGTAATCCAAGCCTATTATTTTTAAATTCAATCCTTTGATAAAATCTATTATACCATAAATAACCTCTTTATGTGTTGAAGCCTCTTTAACAACACCACGTTTGCCAACCTTTTCTCTTCCTGCTTCAAACTGAGGCTTTATGAGCGCAGCAACTTCTCCATCGGCTGCAAGCAAATTAATTACTGGCTCAATAACCTTTTTCAACGAAATAAAGGAAACATCAATACTTGCAAAATTACCAAGCTCCCCTATCTGCTCTGGAGTAACATATCTAACATTTGTTCTTTCCATACATACAACTCTAGGATCTGTTCTAAGTTTCCATGCAAACTGTCCATAGCCCACATCAATTGAGAAAACTTTTCTGGCTCCATTTTGAA
The genomic region above belongs to Clostridium swellfunianum and contains:
- the cysS gene encoding cysteine--tRNA ligase — translated: MKIYNTLTKRKEEFIPIVPGEVRMYVCGPTVYNFFHIGNGRTFIVFDAVRRYLEYRGYKVKFVQNFTDIDDKMIKKANEENSTVKELGDKYISEYYKDADGLNIERATINPRATEFMSEIVDFVKDLIDRGFAYEVDGDVYFSTKSFKEYGKLSGQDLEELQAGARISVDERKRDPMDFAVWKKQKPCEPAWESPWGMGRPGWHIECSCMAHKLLGETIDIHAGGEDLVFPHHENEIAQSEARTGKPFANYWMHSAFINVNNQKMSKSLNNFFTAREVLKKYNPDVIRLFMLSGHYRTQLNFNEELLESSKAALDRLYNAIGNLESLLGEVKKEEISEEEKIYAAAINSYKDKYIEKMDDDFNTADGISVIFDLIRDVNTNINVNSSKELINLVLNLIRELGKPLGILQKSTKGSLEEEIEALIAQRQQARKDKNWALSDKIRDDLKSRGIILEDTPQGVRWKKA
- the ispD gene encoding 2-C-methyl-D-erythritol 4-phosphate cytidylyltransferase produces the protein MGKVCAVIVAAGRGTRMRADINKQFLNIKDKPILYYTLKAFENSSSIDEIILVTAKTEIEYCKAEIVDKYKISKISAIVEGGKERQHSVYNGLNACTDCDVVLIHDGARPFVDDRIIEEGIKLANEHGACTCGVAPKDTIKIKAENGFSSTTLTRESLFIVQTPQCFKYQLILESHKEAFKDNIKVTDDTSIAEYCGHKVFLYEGSYNNIKITTPEDLVIGEKMLDKLSIDLI
- a CDS encoding arginine repressor, with protein sequence MKVARHAKILEIINSKDIETQEELAEELKNIGMDVTQATVSRDIKELKLIKVLSNNGKYKYASIAPVEKFLSDKLVSVFSQTVLSVENVDKFIVVKTISGSASVAAEAVDSLHFEGIVGTIAGDNTIFILVRTLQQATQLVQRIKKMISEQEA
- a CDS encoding TlyA family RNA methyltransferase: MAEAKERLDVLLVKKGIFESRERARASIMAGQIFIDGQRVDKCGDKVLESSEIEFRGESLPYVSRGGLKLEKAIKKFNIELKDKVCFDIGASTGGFTDCMLQNGARKVFSIDVGYGQFAWKLRTDPRVVCMERTNVRYVTPEQIGELGNFASIDVSFISLKKVIEPVINLLAADGEVAALIKPQFEAGREKVGKRGVVKEASTHKEVIYGIIDFIKGLNLKIIGLDYSPIRGPEGNIEYLVYFTKDENYDEAFELNYIDRIVEEAHGNLN
- a CDS encoding NYN domain-containing protein, which gives rise to MRSVFIDGYNVISSWPELRAVKDYSLEAARQKLIDLLENYAAFKGYKIFIVFDAHMVVGSLQKKDKISDNLVVVYTKEGETADSYIEKAIDNIGRRKEVFIVTSDSLEQQLAFQRGAIRVSSIEFYFEVKDAEERIKRRIEKQHSEKRHLLEDRIEKEILEKLEKLRRSK
- the recN gene encoding DNA repair protein RecN, whose translation is MLLQINITNFALIERLSITFDRGFNVLTGETGAGKSILIDAINYVLGGKFSKDLIRTGEDKTYVEAVFSLESDRTSEVLKDLEVDFEDLVIISRETFQSGKSVAKINGKSLLLSNIKAVSSTLLDIHGQHENQNLLESSNHIDYLDSFGDKELMKELEEYKNVYRRYLEIESEINKLQGKDGEKEKLIDFYRYQLDEINKAKLKNGEDVELESEYSMLANAEKINKALGSSYEILNSGSENTVSIYDGLGVAIKELRSIQKHMEKIKPIADNLEEVYYIVEENSEHIRKLKDTIQYDEGRLEFINSRVYQIGLYKKKYGNTIEDILEYRDKIEKQYNDLINSSEIIEKLKLERKAKEDKLKDKANILHAIRTKIADKLEKSVKSELSYIGLEKSTFKIEVQLIESFNELGGDKVQFLISTNPGEPLKPLERIVSGGELSRIMLALKTVFVDKDHIPSVIFDEIDVGISGRVAQSVAEKMYSISNGHQVFCVTHLPQIACISDVHYLIAKDVKEGKTFTSVKKMNQQEKQYEIARMVGGAEVTKLTXIVTC
- a CDS encoding CarD family transcriptional regulator; translated protein: MLSVGNKVFVPNYGAGVIKSVEFRKVYDTVYKCVDITLTIDNMSLLIPVSRIEAYRMREVVTKETLEKCLLVLSAKPAKIEKKWTKRYRENNDKIYTGDLSKECEVVRDLYYLKKKGIMPPGEQKILDKSESLVASEIMLILDINLQEAYKIIKETCNR
- the sigH gene encoding RNA polymerase sporulation sigma factor SigH; the protein is MDKRVGSVRSSCWFEDKLDEEIVIDAKKGNVRAQEYLINKYQNFVKSKAKSYFLIGADKEDIYQEGMIGLYKAIRDFKPDKLSSFKAFAELCVTRQIITAIKTATRQKHIPLNTYISINKPIYDEESDRTLLDILSAAKVTDPEEMIISQEELKHIHKEIGDVLSDLELEVLASYLDGKSYQEIACDLNRHAKSIDNALQRVKRKLEKSLYGK
- a CDS encoding NAD(+)/NADH kinase; the encoded protein is MRNIGINLNTGKDKNGEILRFIQNTIKDIMSDAAIKVFKDTIGLDEKSTSNLDMIISLGGDGTLLGTAREIFKFNIPLLGVNIGNLGFLTEVESSEFCYAMESIKNNDYRIEERAMLDCNVEGAGREKKYVCLNDIVLAKGTLARMAKYDIYIDDRFYSSFTADGVIVSTPTGSTAYSLSAGGPIMYPNLKLMSITPICPHSLGVRTIVIDGSSKVRLTVKKKHESVFLTVDGQQSLELVEEDKITVSMSQYRCKLIKLSSYDYFSILRQKITSRTKECEGDK
- a CDS encoding Mini-ribonuclease 3, which codes for MEFDMLKDRFTAQEARQLNPLVLAFIGDAIYEVFIRTYLVDQNRDMSVHKLHVKAISFVKAHAQSEFIKILEEKLTEEELSIFKRGRNSKSGTIPKNADLQEYKAATGFEALLGYLYVTEQTERLNYFFGFIIESKQNK
- a CDS encoding DUF1573 domain-containing protein, with the protein product MKDVIFDDFQNSVSESLLRHRSVLDIMTKLQESEARINRAVAKTVTNCGCMSIEAKKQGKDIHNDDIDLEELTHQLKTHIGGNACDNCRDVLEREIGNHMFYLASLCNVLDLNMYDILLKEYDRINTLGKFSLR
- a CDS encoding PIN/TRAM domain-containing protein — translated: MLKKILRGLFTITGLILGFIIGKIVINPNYFPRLSYINSSIILKGLFLTISTLVFGFILFLISPVITRLILTAVDYMEKSIQKVPANEILFGTAGAIAGLIIASLLGALFAHVSFFWTVIAVVIAVIMSTIGADIAVRKREELMALFVNIKKPSGLKDKKGKNALKGEAKVLDTSVIIDGRIFDICQTGFVEGSLIIPNFVLEELRHIADSSDSLKRNRGRRGLDILNKIQKELNIDVQIYEKDFPDIAEVDSKLLKLAQVLNGKVITNDYNLNKVAEFQGVPVLNINELANAVKPVVLPGEEMRIQIIKDGKESGQGIAYLDDGTMIVVEGGKRHIGETMDVIVTSVLQTAAGRMIFAKRKEDMES
- the rlmB gene encoding 23S rRNA (guanosine(2251)-2'-O)-methyltransferase RlmB, with the protein product MVPLKNNEELPVREDLIEGRNAVIEALKSDRTIEQILIAKGDIEGSVNLILGLAKEKKIVIKEVDRKKLDNMSISKAHQGVIAIVTPYKYFQVEDILNYADEKNEKPFLIILDEIEDPHNFGAIIRSAEVCGAHGIIIPKRRNVGVTPIVYKSSAGAVEHMKIAKVTNINALIDELKEKGIWIYGADMDGESYCFEVDFKGALALVIGSEGRGISKLTKSKCDVLTKIPMVGNITSLNASVAGGILMYEVLKQRFKRE